A segment of the Commensalibacter oyaizuii genome:
CGTAATTTTTGATAATCCTTAGATATTTTTTATATAAATGATTAAGAATGATGGTATTTACTTTATAAAGATGACAAAATAAGGCATCCAATAAGACCACAGACCGAGATAATGGTTTCAATGATAGACCATGAATAAAAGGTTTCTGCGATGGTCAAGTTAAAATATTCTTTGAAAAGCCAAAACCCAGGGTCATTAACATGAGAGAATATAAGACTCCCTGATCCTACAGCAATGACCATTAATTCAGGACTAGCCCCCATTGTTGTTATAAGAGGGGCAACGATGCCCCCAGCTGTGATCGCAGATACGGTTGCGGATCCCAAAGCAATACGTAATAGTGCCGCAATGGACCACGCGGTAAAAATAGGGGGCATGTTGCTTTCATGAATAATATTGGTGATATAGTGATCAACGTGGCTGTCTATCAAAATTTGCTTGAATGCTCCACCCCCGCCAATAATAAGTAAAATCATCGCAATAACTTTGATCGCGTCTGTTATGGTCTGTGAAATCTCGTCCATAGTTTTATGACGATTCAAACCAAAGGTAAAAATAGCAATCAATACTGCAATTAGGGTGGCAATAATTGGATTACCTAAAAATTCAATATAGGGTAGCAAAATATAGTTTTTAGGAGCTACCATTTCTGTAATTGCGCGTAAGCTCATTAATATAACAGGGGTTAAAGCAGTCCATACACTGACGGCAAAGCTTGGCATTTCGTCATTAGTAAATTTTTTGGAATTATATAAATTTTGAAGAACAGGCTTATCAATTTTTTTAAGAAAATGCGCATAAACAGGTCCTGCTAAAATAACCGTTGGAA
Coding sequences within it:
- the gntT gene encoding gluconate transporter yields the protein MPLLIVAVGIFLLLILMIRCKLNGFIALILVSLFVGILEGMPITNVLTSIEMGIGNTLGQLALIIGFGAILGKLLSDCGGAQRISTTLINLFGPKYIQWAVVLTGFTLGFSLFYEVGFVLLFPLVCTIAVTARVPILYLGTPMAAALSITHGFLPPHPGPTALATIFHADMGKTLLYGTLLGIPTVILAGPVYAHFLKKIDKPVLQNLYNSKKFTNDEMPSFAVSVWTALTPVILMSLRAITEMVAPKNYILLPYIEFLGNPIIATLIAVLIAIFTFGLNRHKTMDEISQTITDAIKVIAMILLIIGGGGAFKQILIDSHVDHYITNIIHESNMPPIFTAWSIAALLRIALGSATVSAITAGGIVAPLITTMGASPELMVIAVGSGSLIFSHVNDPGFWLFKEYFNLTIAETFYSWSIIETIISVCGLIGCLILSSL